Proteins encoded by one window of Camelus dromedarius isolate mCamDro1 chromosome 27, mCamDro1.pat, whole genome shotgun sequence:
- the RFX1 gene encoding MHC class II regulatory factor RFX1 isoform X4 — protein sequence MRASETVSEASPGSTASQTGVPTQVVQQVQGTQQRLLVQTSVQAKPGHVSPLQLTNIPVPQQALPTQRLVVQSTAPGGKGGQVSLTVHGTQQVHSPPERSPVQANSSSSKTAGAPTGTVSQQLQVHSVPQSVPVTQERSVVQATPQVPKAGPVQQLTVQGLQPVHVAQEVQQLQQVPVPHVYSSQVQYVEGGDASYTASAIRSSTYPYPETPLYTQTASTSYYEAAGTAAQVSTPATSQAVASSGSVPMYVSGSQVVASSTSSGSGASNSSGGGGGSGGGGGGGGGGGGGSSSGSGAGTYVIQGGYMLGSASQSYSHTTRASPATVQWLLDNYETAEGVSLPRSTLYCHYLLHCQEQKLEPVNAASFGKLIRSVFMGLRTRRLGTRGNSKYHYYGLRIKASSPLLRLMEDQQHMAMRGQPFSQKQRLKPIQKMEGMTNGVAVGPQQATGLSDISAQVQQYQQFLDASRSLPDFSELDLQGKVLPEGVGPGDIKAFQVLYREHCEAIVDVMVNLQFTLVETLWKTFWRYNLSQPSEAPPLAVHDEAEKRLPKAILVLLSKFEPVLQWTKHCDNVLYQGLVEILIPDVLRPIPSALTQAIRNFAKSLESWLTHAMVNIPEEMLRVKVAAAGAFAQTLRRYTSLNHLAQAARAVLQNTAQINQMLSDLNRVDFANVQEQASWVCRCEDRVVQRLEQDFKVTLQQQNSLEQWAAWLDGVVSQVLKPYQGSAGFPKAAKLFLLKWSFYSSMVIRDLTLRSAASFGSFHLIRLLYDEYMYYLIEHRVAQAKGETPIAVMGEFANLATSLNSLDPDKDEEEEEEDESEDELPQDISLAAGGESPALGPEALEPPAKLARTDARGLFVQALPSS from the exons GCTCTCCCTACGCAGCGTCTGGTGGTGCAGAGCACAGCCCCGGGCGGCAAGGGTGGCCAGGTCTCCCTGACGGTGCATGGCACCCAGCAGGTGCACTCGCCCCCTGAG CGGTCGCCGGTGCAGGCCAATAGCTCCTCCAGCAAGACGGCTGGGGCTCCCACGGGCACGGTGTCGCAGCAGCTGCAAGTCCACAGTGTCCCGCAGAGTGTCCCCGTCACCCAAGAG AGGTCTGTGGTCCAGGCCACTCCACAGGTGCCCAAAGCTGGCCCCGTGCAGCAGCTCACAGTGCAAGGGCTCCAGCCAGTCCATGTGGCTCAAGAG GTGCAGCAGCTCCAGCAGGTGCCAGTCCCACATGTGTACTCCAGCCAAGTGCAGTATGTGGAGGGCGGCGATGCCAGTTACACGGCCAGCGCCAT CCGCTCCAGCACCTACCCCTACCCCGAAACGCCGCTGTACACGCAGACCGCCAGCACCAGCTACTACGAGGCCGCGGGCACAGCTGCCCAGGTCAGcactcctgccacctcccaggcGGTGGCCAGCAGTGGCTCTGTGCCCATGTACGTGTCCGGCAGCCAGGTGGTCGCCAGCTCCACCAGCAGTGGGAGTGGGGCCAGCAACAGCAGCGGTGGTGGCGGTGGCAGTGGCGGCGGGGGAGGCGGTggtgggggcggcggcggcggcagcagcagtggcagcGGAGCAGGCACCTACGTGATCCAAGGCGGCTACATGCTGGGCAGTGCCAGCCAGTCCTACTCTCACACCACCCGTGCCTCACCAGCCACT GTCCAGTGGCTTCTGGACAACTACGAGACGGCTGAGGGCGTGAGCCTGCCACGGAGCACCCTCTACTGCCACTACCTGCTGCACTGCCAGGAGCAGAAGCTGGAGCCTGTCAACGCCGCGTCCTTCGGCAAGCTCATCCGCTCAGTCTTCATGGGCCTGCGCACCCGACGTCTCGGTACCAG GGGCAACTCTAAGTACCACTACTACGGCCTGCGCATCAAGGCCAGCTCTCCCCTGCTGCGGCTGATGGAAGACCAGCAGCACATGGCTATGCGGGGCCAACCCTTCTCACAGAAGCAGAG GCTCAAACCCATTCAGAAAATGGAGGGCATGACCAACGGTGTGGCCGTGGGCCCACAGCAGGCCACTGGGCTGTCGGACATCAGTGCCCAGGTCCAGCAGTACCAGCAGTTTCTGG ATGCCTCAAGGAGCCTCCCTGACTTCTCAGAGCTTGACCTCCAGGGCAAAGTGCTGCCCGAGGGCGTCGGGCCTGGAGACATCAAGGCCTTCCAGGTCCTGTACCGGGAACACTGTGAG GCCATCGTCGATGTCATGGTGAACCTGCAGTTCACCCTGGTGGAGACACTGTGGAAAACCTTCTGGAGGTACAACCTCAGCCAGCCCAGCGAGGCGCCGCCGCTGGCTGT GCACGATGAGGCTGAGAAGCGGCTGCCAAAGGCCATCCTGGTGCTCCTCTCCAAATTCGAGCCTGTGCTCCAGTGGACCAAGCACTGTGACAACGTGCTGTACCAGGGCCTGGTGGAGATCCTCATCCCTGATGTGCTACGGCCCATCCCCA GTGCCTTGACCCAAGCGATCCGGAACTTTGCCAAGAGCCTGGAGAGCTGGCTCACCCATGCCATGGTGAACATACCCGAGGAGATGCTGCGGGTGAAG GTGGCAGCGGCCGGCGCCTTCGCGCAGACACTGCGGCGCTACACGTCGCTCAACCACTTGGCGCAGGCGGCGCGCGCTGTGCTGCAGAACACCGCGCAGATCAACCAGATGCTGAGCGATCTCAACCGTGTGGACTTCGCCAACGTGCAG GAGCAGGCCTCATGGGTGTGCCGCTGCGAGGACCGCGTGGTGCAGCGGCTAGAGCAGGACTTCAAAGTGACGCTGCAGCAGCAGAATTCACTGGAGCAGTGGGCAGCCTGGCTGGACGGCGTCGTGAGCCAGGTGCTCAAGCCATACCAGGGCAGCGCCGGCTTCCCCAAGGCCGCTAAGCTCTTCCTCCTCAAGTGGTCCTTCTACAG CTCCATGGTGATCCGGGACCTGACCCTGCGCAGCGCCGCCAGCTTCGGCTCCTTCCACCTCATCCGCCTGCTCTACGATGAGTACATGTACTACCTGATCGAGCATCGCGTAGCCCAGGCCAAGGGCGAGACCCCCATCGCCGTCATGGGCGAG tTCGCCAACCTGGCTACCTCCCTGAACTCCTTGGACCCGGACAAAG acgaggaggaggaagaggaggacgaGAGCGAGGATGAGCTGCCGCAGGACATCTCGCTCGCGGCCGGCGGCGAGTCGCCCGCGCTGGGCCCCGAGGCTCTGGAGCCACCGGCCAAGCTGGCGCGGACGGACGCGCGCGGCCTCTTCGTGCAAGCGCTGCCCTCCAGCTAA